The proteins below come from a single Streptomyces sp. MRC013 genomic window:
- a CDS encoding ISAs1 family transposase, which translates to MRGLAVDGKSLRGAVRAEGRKIHLLAACDHVRGLDLAQLDVGEKTNEITCFLPLLETIADLAGVVVASDAMHTQREHAQYLLGRHAHHIVIAEGNQKELRKQLMSLPWRQIPLQSRTRDAGHGRGEIRRIKVYTVNNLLFPGARQAVQLKRRRVDRKTGKISIKIIDAVTSLPAEQATPTELARLIRGPWKIEALHHVRDVTFAEDASQLRTGTAPRATATWRNLAIGALRLADKTNLASALRHDARDTRRPLALLGLTRPRNGRQVTTPKPWARHPNTAVPTCPRPDH; encoded by the coding sequence CTGCGCGGTCTGGCGGTCGACGGCAAGAGCCTGCGCGGAGCGGTAAGGGCCGAGGGCCGGAAGATCCACCTGCTCGCCGCCTGCGATCATGTGCGCGGCCTGGACCTGGCTCAGCTCGACGTGGGGGAGAAGACCAACGAGATCACCTGCTTCCTGCCTCTGCTGGAGACCATCGCCGACTTGGCGGGCGTGGTCGTGGCCAGCGATGCGATGCACACCCAGCGCGAGCATGCTCAGTACCTGCTCGGCCGTCACGCGCACCACATCGTGATCGCGGAGGGAAACCAGAAGGAGCTTCGCAAACAGTTGATGTCTCTTCCGTGGAGGCAGATTCCGTTGCAGTCACGCACCCGCGACGCCGGACACGGCCGGGGCGAGATCCGCCGGATCAAGGTGTACACGGTGAACAACCTGCTCTTCCCCGGGGCCCGCCAAGCCGTCCAGCTCAAGCGTCGCCGAGTGGACCGCAAGACCGGCAAGATCAGCATCAAGATCATTGACGCGGTCACCAGCCTCCCCGCCGAGCAAGCCACACCCACCGAACTCGCCCGGCTGATCCGCGGCCCCTGGAAGATCGAGGCCCTGCACCATGTCAGGGACGTGACGTTCGCCGAGGACGCTTCCCAACTGCGGACCGGCACCGCACCTCGCGCCACGGCCACCTGGCGCAACCTCGCCATCGGCGCCCTCCGCCTGGCCGACAAGACGAACCTCGCCTCCGCGCTGCGGCACGACGCCCGCGACACCCGCCGACCACTCGCCCTGCTCGGACTCACACGGCCACGAAACGGACGTCAAGTGACTACGCCGAAGCCCTGGGCCCGACACCCGAACACCGCCGTGCCTACCTGCCCGCGACCGGATCACTGA
- a CDS encoding ATP-binding protein yields MNHRITSTSGAPAEPAAPDAPRRFSMRFSATRRGARLARLLAAQQLQDWGLPPDPARLVVAELAANAVLHGRVPGRDFRLTLSAAASGTLCVEVTDTRGELTPVRGRLAAEVLGESGYGLLLVEELADRWGVRHGPAPCKTVWAELDPAAP; encoded by the coding sequence GTGAATCACCGAATCACCTCCACCAGCGGAGCCCCCGCCGAGCCGGCGGCTCCCGACGCGCCGCGCCGGTTCTCCATGCGGTTCTCCGCCACCCGCCGCGGCGCGCGCCTCGCCCGGCTGCTCGCGGCCCAGCAGTTGCAGGACTGGGGACTTCCGCCGGACCCGGCCCGGCTGGTCGTGGCCGAGCTGGCGGCGAACGCCGTGCTGCACGGCCGCGTACCGGGCCGGGACTTCCGCCTGACCCTCTCCGCCGCCGCCTCGGGGACGCTGTGCGTGGAGGTCACCGACACGCGGGGCGAACTGACGCCCGTTCGAGGGCGGTTGGCGGCGGAGGTCCTGGGCGAGTCCGGGTACGGGCTGCTGCTGGTCGAGGAGCTGGCGGACCGGTGGGGCGTCCGCCACGGCCCGGCCCCGTGCAAGACCGTCTGGGCCGAACTGGACCCGGCCGCCCCGTGA
- a CDS encoding helix-turn-helix transcriptional regulator: protein MGDWDAGPEDEEAGAVVKAVARQLKLWREAAGLTQAEFGAAIGYGEELVSSVERGRRIPRPEYLDAADRVLEAGGRVVAMGRDLAETRYPKKVRDLKRLEADAVELCAYNNSVIHGLLQTEEYARAVYAGSRPPFMEGELEQRITARMSRQEIVRESAGSPLFSFVQCESTLRRPVGGTMVMRAQLERLLEVGRLRNVDLQVLPLAREENSGLGGSFRLLRLRGGSTVGHAEVQEISRVITDPKHVQVLDMRYGTIRAQALTPRESLAFIEKMLGES from the coding sequence ATGGGCGACTGGGACGCGGGACCGGAGGACGAGGAGGCCGGGGCGGTCGTCAAGGCCGTGGCCCGCCAACTCAAGCTATGGCGCGAGGCGGCCGGGCTGACGCAGGCGGAGTTCGGCGCGGCCATCGGGTACGGGGAGGAGCTGGTCTCCTCGGTGGAACGCGGGCGGCGCATCCCTCGACCGGAGTACCTGGACGCGGCGGACCGGGTACTTGAGGCGGGCGGCCGGGTCGTGGCGATGGGGCGGGACCTGGCGGAGACCCGGTACCCGAAGAAGGTACGGGACCTGAAGAGGTTGGAGGCGGACGCGGTAGAGCTGTGTGCCTACAACAACTCGGTCATCCATGGGTTGTTGCAGACGGAGGAGTACGCACGAGCGGTGTACGCCGGAAGCCGACCGCCTTTCATGGAGGGCGAGTTGGAGCAGCGCATCACCGCCCGGATGTCACGACAGGAGATCGTGCGCGAGTCCGCAGGCAGTCCTCTTTTCAGCTTCGTCCAGTGTGAGTCAACGCTGCGTCGCCCCGTGGGAGGCACAATGGTCATGCGCGCACAGCTCGAACGGCTGTTGGAGGTCGGCCGCTTGCGTAACGTAGATCTACAGGTTCTTCCACTGGCCCGTGAGGAGAACTCCGGCCTCGGCGGTTCGTTTAGGTTGCTCAGGCTGAGGGGCGGCAGCACGGTCGGACATGCCGAAGTGCAGGAGATCAGTCGTGTGATCACTGATCCGAAGCACGTGCAGGTCTTGGACATGCGCTACGGGACCATCCGTGCACAGGCTCTCACCCCGCGTGAGTCACTGGCCTTCATCGAGAAAATGCTGGGAGAGTCATGA